In a single window of the Acidobacteriota bacterium genome:
- a CDS encoding manganese efflux pump gives MLLTVVLIAVGLAMDAFAVSISNGVTRKYLKFWQAVEIALFFGGFQALMPVLGWSLGLTVRAFVESFAHWIAFLLLAVIGSKMIYESFQESDPEADGRPLTFLVLLALAVATSLDALAVGVSFAFIKFPILWPSLLIGVVTFVISFVGVYIGKVFGEHFESKAEMVGGLVLIGIGFKILLF, from the coding sequence ATGCTACTCACAGTTGTGTTGATTGCCGTTGGGCTGGCGATGGACGCTTTTGCCGTGTCGATCTCCAATGGCGTGACCCGAAAGTATCTCAAGTTCTGGCAAGCCGTTGAAATTGCACTCTTTTTTGGCGGTTTTCAGGCATTGATGCCGGTGCTTGGCTGGTCATTGGGGCTGACCGTGCGAGCTTTTGTTGAAAGCTTCGCTCACTGGATTGCCTTCCTGTTGCTGGCGGTCATCGGATCAAAAATGATCTATGAATCATTTCAGGAAAGTGACCCTGAAGCAGATGGACGCCCCTTGACCTTTCTGGTTCTGCTGGCCCTGGCAGTGGCCACCAGTCTGGATGCCCTGGCGGTCGGCGTCAGCTTTGCCTTTATCAAATTTCCAATTCTCTGGCCATCGCTCCTGATTGGTGTGGTGACCTTTGTGATCTCATTCGTCGGGGTGTACATTGGCAAAGTTTTTGGCGAACACTTTGAAAGCAAAGCCGAGATGGTTGGTGGACTGGTGTTAATTGGAATTGGCTTCAAGATCCTGCTTTTCTAG
- a CDS encoding phosphoribosylanthranilate isomerase — translation MNLLPKPRVKICCINSVHEAHLAVRYGASALGLVSEMPSGPGVISEAVIAEVAAAAPPAVGTFLLTSRQDTAAIIAQQRRCRVNTIQICDRLETGTYDELREALPGISIIQVIHVTGTESVDEALTIAPHVHGLLLDSGNQNLAVKELGGTGRVHDWRLSRTICELAEKPVFLAGGLHPDNVCDAIEQVRPYGLDLCSSVRTNGQLDEHKLALFFKKVNSYVEG, via the coding sequence ATGAATCTCCTTCCTAAACCTCGGGTAAAAATTTGTTGTATCAACAGTGTCCACGAAGCGCATCTTGCAGTTCGCTATGGGGCTTCAGCGCTTGGCCTCGTTTCAGAAATGCCCAGCGGTCCAGGCGTTATTAGCGAGGCCGTTATTGCTGAGGTGGCCGCCGCGGCTCCACCTGCGGTTGGTACTTTTTTGCTGACCAGCCGCCAGGACACTGCCGCCATCATTGCCCAACAACGCCGGTGCCGGGTCAACACCATCCAGATTTGTGACCGCCTTGAGACCGGAACTTATGACGAACTCCGCGAGGCACTCCCTGGAATTTCGATTATCCAGGTCATTCACGTCACTGGCACCGAATCTGTTGACGAAGCCCTCACGATTGCCCCACACGTTCACGGCCTGCTGCTTGATTCAGGCAATCAAAACCTTGCCGTTAAAGAACTTGGCGGAACTGGTCGAGTCCACGACTGGCGACTCAGCCGGACAATTTGTGAACTGGCTGAAAAACCAGTTTTTCTGGCAGGTGGTCTTCATCCTGACAATGTGTGCGATGCCATTGAGCAGGTCCGGCCTTACGGGTTGGATCTCTGTAGCAGCGTCCGGACCAACGGCCAGCTTGATGAACACAAACTGGCTCTCTTTTTTAAGAAAGTGAATTCCTATGTCGAAGGATAA